In one window of Brenneria goodwinii DNA:
- the hybG gene encoding hydrogenase maturation factor HybG, giving the protein MCLGIPGKVVSVGEDIHQPAYVDVCGVQRSVSIALVCEGSPADLVGQWVLVHVGFAMSLLDEQEARDTLEALQSMRAVGLELDEMRQTGADHAIR; this is encoded by the coding sequence ATGTGCTTAGGCATTCCGGGGAAGGTGGTTTCCGTCGGTGAGGATATTCACCAACCCGCGTATGTCGACGTTTGCGGCGTACAGCGTTCGGTGAGTATCGCGCTGGTTTGCGAAGGCTCGCCCGCCGACCTGGTGGGGCAGTGGGTGCTGGTGCATGTCGGTTTTGCCATGAGCCTTCTGGATGAACAGGAAGCGCGGGATACGCTGGAGGCGTTGCAGTCTATGCGGGCCGTTGGATTGGAACTGGATGAAATGCGACAGACCGGAGCCGACCATGCAATACGTTGA
- the hypF gene encoding carbamoyltransferase HypF → MNHNGVQIRIKGKVQGVGFRPYVWQLAHKLELYGNVSNDGAGVLIHLYQSENIERFIAELPALCPPLAHIDSIVRQPWQWTSAPSSFVIEHSGAGQMDTQVVPDAATCDECLHELNDPANRRYRYPFINCTHCGPRFTIIRQMPYDRPFTSMAVFPLCPQCLAEYQHPADRRFHAQPNACPQCGPQVWLEDAAAGRQVEGDEAIHQAARALLAGKIVAIKGIGGFHLACDATDTQAVQRLRQRKHRPGKPLAVMLPDAGWLERCTGAADLPAALRLLKSTAAPIVLLPQRQDGPLSEALAPGLSEIGLMLPANPLQHLLLADVARPLVMTSGNASGKPPALTNLQATEQLGGIADLWLMHNREIVQRADDSLVRLRECGLFKNRAEMLRRARGYVPDALPLPPGFVKQPALLALGADLKNAFCLLRDEHAIVSQHLGDLADSDIEQQYRQVIALFEDIYRFAPSAIVVDAHPGYISHRLGKHLAEQRQIPCIDVLHHHAHIVSCLAEHQRPRDAGPVIGLALDGIGFGAEGQWWGGECLLADYHQCRHLGGLPAVALPGGDLAARQPWRNLLAQWLRFVPDWASLPEATAIPADSSQLLSKAIERGINVPLASSVGRLFDAVAAAAGFPAAAQSWEGEAACWLESLAWRSRLLAHQPSSQPPVTLPLLADGRLDLATFWRQWLNYRATPPEKAYAFHDALAQGFADLARCAAQRYGINTIVLSGGVMHNRLLTDLLHQKLQEFTLLQSQRLPAGDGGLALGQALIAAERLSLI, encoded by the coding sequence GTGAACCATAACGGCGTTCAGATCCGCATAAAAGGCAAAGTGCAGGGGGTGGGGTTCCGGCCTTATGTCTGGCAACTGGCCCATAAGCTGGAATTGTACGGTAACGTCAGCAATGACGGTGCCGGCGTGCTGATTCATCTCTACCAGTCGGAAAATATTGAACGCTTTATTGCTGAACTGCCCGCCCTATGCCCGCCGCTGGCGCATATTGACAGCATTGTCCGCCAGCCGTGGCAGTGGACATCCGCACCGTCCTCATTTGTTATCGAACACAGCGGCGCGGGGCAGATGGATACGCAGGTGGTGCCGGATGCCGCAACCTGTGATGAGTGTCTGCATGAACTGAACGATCCGGCTAATCGCCGCTATCGCTACCCGTTTATCAACTGCACCCACTGCGGCCCCCGCTTTACCATTATTCGCCAGATGCCCTATGACCGTCCGTTTACCTCGATGGCGGTTTTTCCTTTGTGTCCGCAGTGTCTGGCGGAGTATCAGCATCCCGCCGATCGCCGCTTCCATGCTCAGCCCAACGCCTGCCCGCAGTGTGGTCCGCAGGTCTGGCTGGAGGATGCGGCCGCCGGCCGGCAGGTTGAAGGCGATGAGGCCATTCATCAGGCCGCCCGTGCATTGCTGGCCGGGAAAATCGTAGCCATTAAAGGGATTGGCGGCTTTCATCTGGCGTGTGACGCCACCGATACACAGGCAGTCCAGCGCCTGCGTCAGCGCAAGCATCGTCCCGGCAAGCCGCTGGCGGTAATGCTGCCGGATGCCGGATGGCTTGAGCGCTGTACTGGCGCCGCGGATCTTCCCGCCGCGTTGCGATTATTGAAAAGTACGGCGGCGCCGATTGTGCTGCTGCCGCAGCGTCAGGATGGTCCGCTATCGGAGGCGCTCGCCCCCGGCCTGTCTGAAATCGGGCTGATGCTGCCCGCCAATCCACTGCAACATTTGTTGCTGGCAGACGTGGCGCGTCCGCTGGTGATGACCTCGGGTAATGCCAGCGGCAAACCGCCGGCGTTGACCAACTTACAGGCAACGGAGCAACTTGGCGGTATTGCCGATCTGTGGTTGATGCACAATCGGGAAATCGTGCAACGCGCCGATGACTCGCTGGTCAGGCTGCGCGAATGCGGTTTATTTAAAAACCGGGCGGAGATGCTGCGACGCGCCCGCGGCTATGTGCCGGACGCGTTGCCGCTGCCGCCGGGATTTGTCAAACAGCCGGCGCTACTGGCGCTCGGTGCGGATCTGAAGAACGCTTTTTGTCTGCTGCGTGATGAGCATGCCATTGTCAGTCAGCACCTTGGCGATCTGGCGGATAGCGATATCGAACAGCAATACCGCCAGGTCATTGCATTGTTTGAGGATATTTACCGTTTTGCCCCCAGTGCGATCGTGGTCGATGCGCACCCCGGCTATATCAGCCATCGTTTGGGGAAACATCTGGCTGAACAGCGGCAGATCCCCTGTATCGACGTCTTGCACCATCACGCCCATATCGTCTCTTGTCTGGCGGAGCATCAGCGGCCGCGTGACGCCGGGCCGGTGATCGGGCTGGCGCTGGACGGTATCGGGTTTGGCGCCGAGGGGCAGTGGTGGGGCGGGGAGTGTTTGCTGGCGGACTATCACCAATGTCGCCATCTTGGCGGATTGCCTGCCGTCGCCTTACCCGGCGGCGATCTGGCGGCGCGCCAGCCGTGGCGCAACCTGCTGGCGCAGTGGCTACGTTTTGTCCCCGATTGGGCGTCATTACCGGAGGCGACAGCCATCCCGGCGGATTCATCTCAGTTACTCAGTAAAGCGATTGAACGAGGTATTAATGTGCCGCTGGCGTCCTCCGTCGGTCGCTTGTTCGATGCGGTCGCGGCGGCGGCCGGCTTCCCCGCTGCCGCGCAAAGCTGGGAAGGGGAGGCGGCCTGCTGGTTGGAATCGCTGGCTTGGCGCAGCCGACTGTTGGCGCATCAGCCATCCAGTCAGCCGCCGGTGACGCTGCCGCTACTGGCCGATGGCCGGTTGGATCTGGCGACTTTCTGGCGGCAGTGGTTGAACTACCGGGCAACGCCGCCGGAGAAAGCCTATGCGTTCCACGATGCGCTGGCGCAGGGCTTTGCCGATCTGGCGCGATGTGCGGCGCAGCGCTATGGCATCAATACGATTGTGCTGTCCGGCGGCGTGATGCATAACCGTCTGCTCACCGATCTGCTGCACCAAAAACTGCAGGAATTCACGCTACTGCAATCGCAAAGGCTACCCGCCGGCGACGGCGGACTGGCGTTGGGACAGGCGCTGATTGCGGCGGAACGTTTGTCATTAATTTAA
- the hutW gene encoding heme anaerobic degradation radical SAM methyltransferase ChuW/HutW yields MNIDLTPYYAQPGEQPFGARRMAMPWRNHVPLSPEQIPAGWQALTQQTLPARKRLLYLHIPFCATHCTFCGFYQNKLRDDSTAIYTRYLLQELAMEAASPLHQSAPIHAVYFGGGTPTAMAAKELALIIRTIRDSLPLAPDCEITVEGRALDFDDERIDAWLDAGANRFSIGIQTFDSRIRQRMARTSDKQQSIRFLERLCQRDRAAVVCDLMFGLPGQTPETWREDLNIVSNLPLDGVDLYALNLLPTTPLAKAAENQRVVLPDVTARRDFYLSGASFLADAGWHQLSNSHWARTTRERNLYNLLIKQGADCLAMGSGAGGNLNGQAYMMERSLERYYQMLDQGQKPIMMMTPASPTGSWQHQLQAGIEVGRVKLPQLTRHADALQPLLSQWHQAGLTCDDSTCLRLTNDGRFWANNLMQALQQIIPQLNAEEHAH; encoded by the coding sequence ATGAACATAGACTTGACGCCCTATTATGCTCAACCAGGTGAACAGCCGTTTGGCGCACGGCGTATGGCAATGCCCTGGCGCAATCATGTGCCGCTGTCGCCTGAACAGATCCCTGCCGGCTGGCAGGCGTTGACGCAACAAACATTGCCTGCGCGCAAGCGTCTGCTGTATCTGCATATCCCTTTCTGCGCGACGCATTGCACCTTCTGCGGCTTTTATCAGAATAAATTGCGCGACGACAGTACGGCGATCTATACCCGTTATCTGCTGCAGGAACTGGCGATGGAGGCGGCCAGTCCGCTGCATCAGTCGGCGCCGATACACGCCGTCTACTTTGGCGGCGGTACGCCAACGGCGATGGCGGCCAAAGAGCTTGCCCTGATTATCAGGACGATTCGCGATTCACTGCCGTTAGCGCCAGACTGTGAAATTACGGTTGAAGGCCGCGCGCTGGATTTCGATGATGAGCGCATCGATGCCTGGCTGGATGCGGGCGCGAACCGCTTTTCCATCGGCATTCAGACCTTTGACAGCCGTATTCGTCAACGGATGGCGCGCACCTCGGATAAACAGCAGTCGATCCGTTTTCTTGAGCGTTTGTGTCAACGCGATCGGGCGGCGGTGGTTTGCGATCTGATGTTCGGCCTGCCGGGGCAAACGCCGGAAACCTGGCGGGAGGATCTGAATATTGTCAGTAATTTGCCGCTGGATGGGGTCGATCTCTACGCCCTGAATTTATTACCCACCACGCCGCTGGCGAAGGCCGCCGAGAATCAGCGCGTTGTTTTGCCTGATGTGACCGCGCGCCGCGATTTTTACCTCAGCGGCGCGTCATTTCTGGCGGATGCCGGCTGGCATCAGCTAAGCAATAGCCACTGGGCCAGAACCACCCGTGAACGCAACCTGTATAATCTGCTGATAAAACAGGGCGCCGACTGTCTGGCGATGGGCAGCGGAGCGGGCGGTAACCTTAACGGTCAGGCCTATATGATGGAACGCAGTCTGGAGCGCTATTACCAGATGCTGGATCAGGGGCAAAAACCGATCATGATGATGACGCCGGCCAGTCCGACCGGATCCTGGCAGCATCAGCTTCAGGCCGGGATCGAAGTTGGTCGGGTCAAACTGCCGCAACTGACCCGCCACGCCGATGCGCTTCAGCCATTGCTGAGCCAGTGGCATCAGGCCGGGCTAACCTGTGATGACTCGACCTGCCTGCGTTTAACCAACGATGGCCGTTTTTGGGCTAATAACCTGATGCAGGCATTACAACAAATTATTCCTCAGCTTAATGCCGAAGAACACGCTCACTAA
- the hypE gene encoding hydrogenase expression/formation protein HypE has product MQLKEITLAHGSGGRAMQQLIEQLFLQAFDNPLLGQREDQARLPLAALAQQGDRLAFTTDSYVIDPLFFPGGDIGKLAVCGTANDIAVSGAAPQYLSCGFIIEEGFAGADLLRIVASMAQTAWDAGIQIVTGDTKVVPRGAADKLFINTAGIGVIPTEVHWGTAEIRPGDKIIVSGTLGDHGATILNLREQLGLEATLASDCAVLAPLIAPLREIDGVRALRDATRGGVTAILHEYAQASGCGMEINESDLPLKQAVRGICEILGLEALNFANEGKLVLVVAAEAESAALAALRSHPLGRDAATIGVVTEKPQVRLCGVFGASRLLDLPHNEPMPRIC; this is encoded by the coding sequence ATACAGCTAAAAGAGATTACGCTGGCGCATGGCAGCGGCGGCCGTGCGATGCAGCAACTGATTGAACAACTGTTTTTACAGGCGTTTGACAACCCACTGTTGGGGCAGCGGGAAGATCAGGCCAGATTACCCCTTGCCGCGTTGGCGCAGCAGGGCGATCGCCTGGCGTTTACCACGGACAGCTACGTTATCGATCCTCTATTTTTCCCCGGAGGCGATATCGGTAAATTGGCGGTATGCGGTACGGCAAACGACATCGCGGTCAGCGGCGCCGCGCCGCAGTATCTCTCTTGCGGTTTTATCATTGAAGAGGGGTTCGCCGGCGCCGATCTGCTGCGTATCGTGGCATCGATGGCGCAAACCGCATGGGATGCCGGGATCCAGATCGTCACCGGCGACACCAAAGTGGTGCCGCGCGGCGCGGCCGACAAGCTCTTTATCAACACCGCCGGGATTGGCGTGATCCCGACGGAAGTCCACTGGGGAACGGCAGAGATCCGGCCGGGCGATAAGATTATCGTCAGCGGTACGCTGGGCGATCATGGGGCGACCATTCTTAACCTGCGCGAGCAACTGGGGCTGGAAGCGACGCTCGCCAGCGACTGCGCGGTATTGGCGCCGTTAATTGCTCCCCTGCGTGAAATTGACGGCGTTCGGGCATTGCGTGACGCCACGCGCGGCGGGGTAACGGCGATCCTGCATGAGTATGCGCAGGCCAGCGGCTGCGGTATGGAAATCAACGAAAGCGACTTGCCGCTGAAACAAGCGGTGCGCGGCATTTGTGAAATACTGGGGTTGGAAGCGCTCAACTTCGCCAACGAGGGCAAGCTGGTGCTGGTGGTGGCCGCCGAAGCGGAAAGCGCGGCGTTGGCCGCTTTGCGATCGCATCCGTTAGGCCGGGATGCGGCAACCATTGGCGTAGTGACGGAAAAACCGCAGGTCCGCCTGTGCGGCGTGTTTGGCGCATCCCGCCTGTTGGATTTACCGCATAATGAGCCGATGCCGAGGATTTGCTGA
- the hybC gene encoding hydrogenase 2 large subunit produces the protein MSQRITIDPITRIEGHLRIDCEIEQGKVTKAWSSGTMWRGMEEIVTGQDPRDAWMIVQRICGVCTTVHAIASVRAVENALQLNVPVNAQYIRNLILAAHSIHDHIVHFYQLSALDWVDVTSALEADPQKAEALLKGLSDWPLNNASEFTKVQQKLKDLVASGQLGIFANGYWGHPAMALPPEVNLIAVAHYLQALECQRDANRIVAILGGKTPHIQNLAVGGVANPINLDAPSVLNLERLMYVKSFIDRLSDFIEQVYKVDCAVIAAHYPEWLSLGKGADNYLSVPELPTDNQNGSFLLAGGYLENGDFAQYRPITSHSDKFLIDGIKESGKHAWYQDDEPLAPWEGLTRPNYTGWQEDGKYSWVKAPTFYGKTVEVGPLAWMLCSLAAKHQDTETHYAQVAAAYQTLTGQTLGVEHLHSTLGRIIGRTVHCCVLKDTLAQQWQALVTNIGNGDHQTFIKPDLSPDTEFRGVGFGEMPRGMLSHWIVFKNGKITNYQAVVPSTWTSGPRNFDGQPGPYEQSLVGTPIADPHKPLEVVRTIHSFDPCMSCAVHIVDTVSGNEVTRVKVL, from the coding sequence ATGAGCCAACGCATCACCATTGATCCTATTACCCGCATTGAGGGACACCTGCGCATTGATTGCGAAATTGAACAGGGGAAAGTCACAAAAGCCTGGTCGTCCGGCACCATGTGGCGTGGTATGGAAGAGATTGTCACCGGTCAGGATCCACGCGATGCCTGGATGATTGTGCAGCGTATCTGTGGCGTATGTACCACGGTGCATGCCATTGCGTCCGTGCGTGCGGTTGAGAATGCGCTGCAGCTGAATGTGCCGGTTAATGCGCAATATATCCGCAACCTGATTCTGGCGGCGCACAGCATTCACGACCACATTGTTCACTTTTATCAGCTTTCCGCGCTGGACTGGGTTGACGTTACGTCGGCCCTGGAGGCCGATCCGCAAAAAGCCGAAGCGTTGCTGAAAGGGCTGTCCGACTGGCCGCTGAACAACGCCTCGGAGTTCACCAAAGTCCAGCAGAAACTGAAAGATCTGGTGGCCAGCGGGCAACTGGGGATTTTCGCCAACGGCTATTGGGGGCACCCGGCCATGGCGCTGCCGCCGGAAGTCAACCTGATTGCGGTGGCCCACTATCTGCAGGCGCTGGAGTGTCAGCGCGACGCCAACCGTATCGTGGCGATCCTCGGCGGTAAAACTCCGCATATCCAGAACCTGGCCGTCGGCGGCGTCGCCAACCCGATTAATCTGGATGCGCCCAGCGTACTGAACCTTGAACGATTGATGTATGTAAAATCGTTTATCGATCGCTTAAGCGATTTTATCGAACAGGTCTACAAGGTGGACTGCGCGGTGATTGCCGCGCACTATCCTGAATGGCTGAGTCTGGGCAAAGGCGCCGACAACTATCTCAGCGTGCCCGAACTGCCAACCGATAATCAAAACGGCAGCTTCCTGCTGGCCGGCGGCTATCTGGAAAACGGCGATTTCGCCCAATATCGACCCATCACCAGCCACAGCGACAAGTTCCTGATTGATGGCATTAAAGAAAGCGGCAAGCATGCCTGGTATCAGGACGATGAGCCGCTGGCTCCGTGGGAAGGTCTGACGCGTCCCAACTATACCGGCTGGCAGGAAGACGGCAAATATTCCTGGGTTAAAGCGCCGACGTTCTACGGCAAGACCGTTGAAGTGGGGCCGCTGGCATGGATGCTGTGCAGCCTGGCCGCCAAACATCAGGACACCGAAACGCATTACGCTCAGGTTGCCGCAGCGTACCAGACATTAACCGGCCAGACGCTGGGCGTCGAACACCTGCACTCCACATTAGGCCGGATTATCGGCCGGACGGTGCATTGCTGTGTGCTGAAAGATACGCTGGCGCAGCAATGGCAGGCGCTGGTGACCAATATCGGCAACGGCGACCACCAGACCTTTATCAAACCCGATCTGTCGCCGGACACCGAATTCCGCGGCGTGGGCTTTGGCGAAATGCCGCGCGGTATGCTGTCGCACTGGATCGTGTTTAAAAACGGCAAAATTACCAACTATCAGGCGGTGGTGCCCTCAACCTGGACATCCGGCCCGCGTAACTTCGACGGGCAGCCCGGTCCTTACGAGCAGTCGCTGGTCGGCACGCCGATCGCCGATCCGCATAAACCGCTGGAAGTGGTGCGCACCATTCACTCTTTTGATCCGTGCATGTCTTGCGCGGTGCATATTGTGGACACGGTAAGCGGTAATGAAGTGACCCGGGTCAAGGTGCTGTAA
- the hypB gene encoding hydrogenase nickel incorporation protein HypB has product MCTTCGCGEGERKIEGDEPLQSHHHHDHDHDHDHTHHAHDHSHHQQHQAHEHSHDAGEARYVIVHHHHHYHHQGDVHNHFYAGAAQEAMESSAGHHHHDRHHAAHSAAEPAFQPEVNEQDLHYGQGAAGTHAPGVGQQRLLQIEMDVLSKNNHLAEHNREHFNAQNILALNLVSSPGSGKTTLLTATLNHISQRIPCAVIEGDQQTTNDAERIRATGVAAIQVNTGKGCHLDAQMVHDAAHRLQLPDNCLLFIENVGNLVCPAGFDLGERAKVAVLSVTEGEDKPLKYPHMFAAASLMIINKIDLLPYLDFNLETCVANARRVNPDIQVIALSASHGDGMDEWIGWLEAQLCA; this is encoded by the coding sequence ATGTGTACCACATGCGGCTGCGGTGAAGGGGAACGTAAAATAGAAGGTGATGAACCCCTTCAGTCGCACCACCATCATGACCATGACCATGACCATGACCATACTCATCATGCTCACGACCATAGCCATCACCAGCAGCACCAAGCCCATGAGCATAGCCACGACGCTGGCGAGGCGCGTTATGTGATTGTGCATCACCACCATCACTATCATCATCAGGGCGACGTGCATAACCATTTCTATGCCGGCGCGGCGCAGGAAGCGATGGAGTCCTCTGCCGGACATCATCATCACGATCGCCATCATGCGGCGCATTCTGCGGCAGAGCCGGCGTTTCAGCCGGAGGTCAATGAACAGGATCTGCATTACGGACAGGGCGCGGCGGGAACCCATGCGCCGGGCGTCGGCCAGCAGCGTCTGCTACAGATTGAAATGGACGTGCTGAGTAAAAATAACCATCTGGCGGAGCATAATCGGGAACATTTTAACGCCCAGAATATTCTGGCGCTGAACCTGGTTTCCAGCCCCGGTTCGGGTAAAACCACCTTGTTAACCGCGACGCTGAATCATATCAGCCAGCGGATCCCCTGTGCGGTCATTGAAGGCGATCAACAAACCACCAACGACGCCGAACGTATTCGGGCGACGGGCGTGGCCGCCATCCAGGTGAATACCGGCAAAGGATGTCACCTGGATGCACAGATGGTGCACGATGCCGCGCACCGTCTGCAACTGCCTGACAATTGTCTGCTGTTTATTGAAAACGTGGGAAATCTGGTGTGTCCGGCCGGCTTCGATCTGGGCGAACGCGCCAAGGTCGCGGTGCTTTCGGTGACGGAGGGTGAGGATAAACCATTAAAATATCCGCATATGTTTGCCGCGGCTTCGTTGATGATCATTAATAAAATCGATCTATTGCCTTATCTGGATTTCAATCTGGAAACCTGCGTGGCGAATGCGCGGCGCGTTAATCCGGACATTCAGGTTATTGCGCTGTCCGCCAGCCATGGCGACGGTATGGACGAATGGATCGGTTGGCTGGAGGCACAGCTATGTGCTTAG
- a CDS encoding HyaD/HybD family hydrogenase maturation endopeptidase — translation MNILVLGIGNLLLSDEAVGVRIIEALERRYRFSPEIDIVDGGTSGMELMEAMADRDHLIVADAVLTGQAPGTVSVLRDNEVPALFTRKISPHQLGLSDVLMALRLTDEFPRQLTLVGVEPESLDVHIGLTETVSQAIAPALGQIITALRQSGITVSEREQCEVASE, via the coding sequence ATGAACATACTGGTGCTGGGGATCGGGAATCTATTGTTAAGCGATGAGGCCGTCGGCGTACGCATCATCGAAGCATTAGAGCGGCGCTACCGGTTTTCGCCGGAAATCGACATCGTTGATGGCGGTACGTCGGGCATGGAGCTTATGGAGGCGATGGCCGACCGCGATCACCTGATCGTGGCCGATGCGGTGCTGACCGGGCAGGCGCCGGGGACGGTGTCGGTCCTGCGTGATAACGAGGTGCCCGCGCTATTCACGCGCAAGATCTCCCCGCACCAGTTAGGGTTGTCGGATGTGCTGATGGCGCTACGGCTAACGGATGAATTTCCGCGTCAGTTGACGCTGGTCGGCGTCGAACCTGAATCGCTGGATGTGCATATCGGTCTGACGGAAACCGTCAGTCAGGCGATAGCGCCGGCTTTAGGGCAGATCATTACGGCGCTGCGGCAAAGCGGGATCACGGTCAGCGAACGTGAACAATGTGAGGTCGCTAGTGAATAA
- the hypD gene encoding hydrogenase formation protein HypD, with protein MQYVDEFRDPELAKALLRHIQTLVADMPQLRERPLQLMEVCGGHTHAIFKFGLDRLLPPEIEFIHGPGCPVCVLPMGRIDACLEIASHPDVIFCTFGDAMRVPGRNGSLQDARRHGADVRIVYSPLDALDLAEKNPHRQVVFFGLGFETTMPSTALTLQQAKRRHITNFTLFCQHITIIPTLRSLLQQPDLHIDGFLAPGHVSMVIGAHPYQPLCDRFHKPFVVTGFEPLDILQALLMLVAQIHDARCEVENQYRRIVPDSGNLLAQQAMDDVFETKSSSEWRGLGEIADSGMQLRAAYADFDAERRFHPQQQRSSDEPESRCGDVLTGRCKPADCPLFAKRCTPQNAIGALMVSSEGACAAYYQYRRECA; from the coding sequence ATGCAATACGTTGATGAATTCCGCGATCCTGAACTGGCAAAAGCGTTATTGCGTCATATTCAGACCCTGGTGGCGGACATGCCGCAACTACGTGAGCGTCCGCTGCAGCTGATGGAAGTCTGCGGCGGACACACGCACGCCATCTTTAAATTCGGATTGGATCGTCTGTTACCGCCGGAGATTGAATTTATCCATGGTCCGGGCTGCCCGGTTTGCGTATTGCCGATGGGGCGCATTGACGCCTGTCTGGAAATCGCGTCGCATCCCGACGTGATCTTTTGCACCTTCGGCGATGCCATGCGCGTGCCGGGGCGTAATGGTTCGTTGCAGGATGCCCGGCGTCATGGCGCCGATGTCCGTATTGTTTACTCTCCGCTGGATGCGTTGGATCTGGCGGAAAAAAATCCGCACCGGCAGGTGGTCTTTTTCGGGCTGGGATTTGAAACCACCATGCCGAGCACCGCGCTGACGCTGCAACAGGCCAAACGTCGTCATATCACTAACTTCACGCTGTTTTGCCAGCACATCACCATCATTCCAACCCTGCGCAGTTTGCTGCAGCAGCCCGATCTGCATATTGATGGTTTCCTGGCGCCGGGGCATGTCAGCATGGTCATCGGCGCGCATCCGTATCAACCGTTGTGCGATCGCTTCCATAAACCCTTTGTGGTCACCGGTTTTGAGCCGCTGGATATTTTACAAGCGCTGTTGATGCTGGTTGCCCAGATCCACGATGCGCGTTGCGAGGTGGAAAATCAGTACCGGCGTATTGTGCCGGACAGCGGCAACCTGCTGGCGCAGCAGGCGATGGACGACGTATTTGAAACCAAATCCAGCAGTGAGTGGCGCGGTTTGGGCGAGATAGCCGACTCCGGTATGCAACTGCGGGCGGCGTATGCCGATTTTGATGCGGAACGCCGTTTCCATCCACAGCAGCAGCGCAGTTCCGATGAACCGGAGTCGCGCTGCGGCGACGTGTTGACCGGGCGTTGCAAACCCGCGGATTGTCCGCTGTTTGCCAAACGCTGTACGCCGCAAAATGCGATTGGGGCGCTGATGGTGTCTTCCGAAGGGGCGTGCGCGGCTTATTATCAGTATCGGCGGGAGTGTGCCTAA
- the hybE gene encoding hydrogenase-2 assembly chaperone: protein MSSDRKESSLIFRHDDDEHPAVWLEAMFSDIAREKMQMLPFYREGIPVKACGFTLFEQQWVGCLLTPWMMSLLVLPGPRQLWPVRKLADRLALSLPCGNVTFIVGEMADKQYLSCSLMSPIDSHISGEQAILLAEQSAKMALSLPVVDRDAPQNESRRTLFSRKRSERHA from the coding sequence ATGTCGAGCGATCGCAAAGAATCTTCACTTATTTTCCGTCATGATGATGATGAACACCCGGCGGTCTGGCTGGAGGCGATGTTCTCTGACATCGCGCGTGAAAAGATGCAGATGCTGCCTTTTTACCGTGAGGGCATTCCCGTCAAGGCCTGTGGGTTTACCCTGTTCGAGCAACAGTGGGTAGGGTGTCTGCTGACCCCCTGGATGATGAGTCTGTTGGTGCTGCCGGGGCCACGGCAGCTCTGGCCGGTCAGGAAGCTGGCCGATCGTCTGGCGCTGTCGCTTCCCTGCGGTAACGTGACCTTTATCGTGGGTGAAATGGCGGACAAACAGTATCTGTCCTGTTCATTGATGTCGCCGATTGATAGCCATATAAGTGGCGAACAGGCCATTTTACTGGCGGAGCAGAGTGCGAAAATGGCGCTGTCGTTGCCGGTTGTTGATCGCGATGCGCCGCAGAACGAGAGTCGTCGCACGCTGTTCAGCCGCAAGCGGAGTGAACGCCATGCATGA
- the hypA gene encoding hydrogenase maturation nickel metallochaperone HypA, translated as MHEISMCYNALELIEQQARQHHARRVTDVWLEIGALSCIEQSALRFCFESVCRQTVAEGCRLHVAVRPAKAWCWECSAVVEIVEHGAGCPQCGSYNLRVDDGDSMQIKQLAIE; from the coding sequence ATGCATGAAATTTCCATGTGCTATAACGCACTGGAGCTGATCGAACAGCAGGCCCGTCAGCATCATGCCCGGCGGGTGACCGATGTCTGGCTGGAAATCGGCGCGCTTTCCTGTATTGAACAGAGCGCGTTGCGTTTTTGTTTTGAATCTGTCTGCCGGCAGACTGTCGCCGAAGGGTGCCGACTGCACGTTGCGGTTCGACCGGCCAAAGCATGGTGCTGGGAATGCAGCGCCGTGGTGGAAATTGTTGAACATGGCGCCGGCTGTCCGCAGTGCGGCAGCTATAATTTGCGGGTGGATGACGGAGACAGCATGCAGATCAAACAGCTGGCGATTGAGTAA